The sequence GTCTGCAGCTGGAACATTCGCCCCAGTCACCGTTAGCCTGGTGGGCAGGAGAAGCGGCTGAGGGTTAACCTGCAGGGCCCTTTTGGAGCCAAGGGTGGTGGTTTATAGAGTCTGAGAGCCCTAGTTTGTGTAGTTGTCCCTGTGTCTctcgttgtgtgtgtgtgtggggggggggagatcaggACCTATGTTCTCACCCCATTTCTAACCTTTCTTCCTGCAGTGGGCCGCATGTACCCTCCTCGCTCTCCCAAGTCTGCCTCAGCCACTCCAGTCTCTTCCCAGGATTCTTCGGTGGGATCCGCCGTGCCAGCAGCACCCGCATCCCCGTCAGAGGCCAGAACTGGCCTGGAGTCGAGTGTTTCCCCAAACCCCCCTTCTCCCAAAGTAGCAGCCCCCGTGCCAGCCACTGCTGTTGAGGGTAAGGCCCAGGGAGCAGCGTGGGGTTTCTGGGGACTGTTGTGGCAGCTGTGAGGAGATGGGCCTGGGGAGCTGTGCTGTGGAgcaggggttgggtgggggcagggtggtgTAATGTGTTAAgggatttcatagaatatcagggttggaagggacctcaggaggtcatctagtccaaccccctgctcaaagcaggaccaatccacaatttttgccccaatccctaaatggccccatcaaggattgaactcacaaccctgggtttagcagaccaatgctcaaaccactgagctatccctcattttccccttccagggaaaGAGGCTCCCACATCTGTGGCTAAAGATCCTGGCAGAACCTTGGAAGTGACCGGATCATGTGAGCTCAACAAGGCAACCAACAAAGGTATGTGAGTTTAGGAGTCAGCACTGACAGGGCCGGGCCCCCAGCCACCCTGTGAAGCCTCTGAACCTGGTGTGTACCCCTGAGGGAGACTGTTCCAAGCTTCCGCTTCCCAAGCGAAGGGTCCTGGGGAAGGGACGCAGGGGCCTGCATCCTCCTGTTGGGGGTGTCTTCTGTGATCTGTCTCTCCAGAAGCATAATCCATCTGTGTTGGCAGAGCTTCAGTGATgctgcagggttggggtggggagtggggggttgcCCTGTGCCTGGGGGCACCCTGAGGCTGCAGCAGCCCCTCAGCTCACTCTGTGCTGTTCTCCACAGCAGGGCTGCAGAATGAGCAGAAGCGGACCCAGCTGGAGGAGCTGCGCAAGTTTGGGGCCCAGTTCAAGGTAAGGCCTGGTGACCGCAGGGAGGACAGGGGGAGTTGGCGTGTCTGGGCTGGGCTTACCACCAGTATCTggctcccccacagctccagccGAGCAGTTCCCCAGAGGCCAGCCTGGAGTCCTTCAGTGCCAGGCCCAAGGAGCCTCTGGAGGGCAAGGAGAAGGCCCTTGAGCCAGGCATCTGCGAGGGGCCCGAGCAGGCACCTGCCGTGAGCATGGTGCCAAAGCCCAGTGGGACCAGCCTGGAGCTGCTGCCGGAGAGTGGCAAAGAGGAGAAGGGGCTGTGTGAGGTGGCCGAGCAGCAGGTGGCCAGCCCCCCGGGCAAGGGCGAGCCCGAGGACAAAGAAGAGGGACCTGTGTCCGAGTGAGTCTGCAGTGGAGGGCCTGGGGGGCTCTCACTGGGGAGCGGGTGGGGGCAGGTTGAATGGGGACGCTGAGCTTTCCAGGGTTTTTAACCCTGATTTGTCCTGCATTGGTTTCAGGCAAGTGAAGAAATCGACTCTGAATCCCAACGCCAAGGAGTTCAACCCCTCGAAAACACTGCTCTCCGTGGTGAGtggtctgggctggggggagtgggagcCCCATTGGCTCCAGCGGCTGCTGGTCCTCCCCATCACTGGTGGGGATCTGGCTGGGCCCCATGCTCAGCTGCTCTGTCTGCTTCCAGAACAAGTCAACGAGCACCCCCACGTCACCGGGCCCTCGCGCCCATTCCACTCCCTCCATCCCAGTGATCACAGCCGGCCAGACGGGCATGTACAGCCCCCAGTATATTTCCTACATACCTCAGATCCACATGAGCCCTGCTGTCCAGGTGAGCCCCACCCCACCGCTGTACTggggggaagctgcaggggtgtggggggagcagggcctgtcCAGAGGGgtgcggggttgggggggagctgcagggacggggGGATGAGGGAGCAGGGTctgttggggtgggggctgcagggatgggggagcagggcctGCCCAGAGCGGGGGCAACTGGGAAGGGTGTGGGGGATGGTGTGGGAGCAGGGCCTATCCAGAgtatggggtgggggctgctgagGGTGGGTAAATGTGTTTGGGGCTAGGGGTCCCTGTCCTCTGGGGGGAGCTCTCCTTGTTCTCAAATAATCACCCTACTGCTGCTCTCTCGTTGCAGGCGCCCCAGATGTACCCCtaccctgtctccagctctgtgccTGGCCAGCAGGGCAAGTACCGAGGGGCCAAAGGTGAGCCTGGCGTTTCCCAGTGTGGCATAGCAAGTCTGGCACCAGCTGTGCTGATGGGAGGGGAGCTGGCTAAAGCATGGGCAGAGCTCCCCTCCCtggtggctgggccaaagggcaaGATTGGGTTGGGTGGGGCTAGCCTGGGGCCCCTCCCAGGGCAGCAGATGCTGATCCACTGGAGGGGTGATGGGATGTCtggggagaggtggcagcagggacCATcgtgtggggctggaggggagggtcCCTCATCATGGGGTTGAGGCAGCCATATGGCCTAGGGGCTTTTGGGGTCCGTTTTGAGCAGCTGGCTCCTTTTCCTACaggttccctcccaccccagcgcTCGGACCAGCATCAGCCAACATCCGCCCCCCCCATTATGCAGGCGGCAGCGGCAGCAGGGCCCCCCCTGGTAGCAGCTACGCCCTACTCCTCCTACATTTCCTATAACCCCCAGCAGTTCACGGGGCAACCCACCATGATGCAGCCTATGGCGCACTACCCTTCTCAGGTAAGGGCCTCGGGGAGGAGCATGGGCAGAGCATGGGGGTGAGGTGAGAAGGGCCCTTCTGTCCCATTGCAGCCTCGGTGGGGCCATCTCCGGGCAGAGGGGTGAGTGTGTGGGGATGGTCTGTCTAACAGCCATGGGGGCCGGCCCTTCCAGCCTTTGGGGACAGAGGGGTATGGTGAGGGGTGAGCACGCAGGGATGGTCCCTCTAACAGCCGTGAGGTATGGTTCTTCCCTTGCAGCCTGTATTCGCCCCCATGCTGCAGAGCAATCCCCGCATGATGACATCTGGCAGCCACCCCCAGGCCATTGTGTCGTCCTCCACGCCCCAGTACCCTCCCTCGGAGCAGCCCACGCCCCAGACGCTCTATGGTGAGtctgtgggctggggctggggagcccCGGGGGCTGGGACCAGTTCTGCTGCTCTGGGTCTGACTGGGTGTCTCTCTCCAGCTACAGTTCATCAGTCTTATCCCCACCATGCAACACAGCTGCACCCCCACCAGCCTCAGCCAGCCACCACCCCGACAGGGAACCAACAGCAGGCCCAGcatgctgcccccagccccgtgCAGGTGAGGGGGGAcctcccccagggctgagggggagggtagtggggggggagggtttgacCCCCTgaccctgctcactacattcctgTGTCCTGGCGCAGCACCAGGCTGGGCAGCCGCCCCACCTGGCCggtgcccagcagcagcagaatctGTACCACACAGCCACGCTGACGGCCACGCCACCCTCCATCACGCCAGGGCCCAGCGCCCAGTCCCCCCAGAGCAGCTTCCCCCAGCCGGCTGTCTACGCCATCCACGCCCACCAGCAGCTGCAACACAGCTACACCAACATGGCCCATGTCACCCAGGTAGGTGgtagggcagcagggctgcgggCACTGTGCGGGCCCCACCCACCCACGCTcatccccctgctctcccctcccgCAGGCCCATGTCCAGACTGGAATAACAGCAgcaccgcccccccaccccggggcgcCTCATCCCCCCCAGGTCATGCTGCTCCACCCCTCGCAGACCCATGGGGGGCCCCCCCAAGGCGgcgtgccacagagcggggtgccCACCCTCTCAGCCTCCACACCATCTCCATACACCTATATAGGACACCATCAAGgtcagtgctgggggtggggggatgtctCAGAGGCTCAGGACtggtgggtgtgtgtgatgggCCAGGCTGGTACCAGAGTaaccccccaccctccatgcTGGCAGGGTGTCGAGGGGCTACCCTTCCTTCCCTGAGCTGGGGGAGCGGGCCTGTGGCAGCTCTGAGAGATGATGGAGGGTCCAACAAGTGGAACAGGCCTGCAGTGCTCATTGCCCCAGGAGATGGGTGTGATGAAGGGCATAGATGTAGCAGTATGAGGGGAGAGGATAGGGCCTGTTTGGctgcaggaggaaggagaggTGTTGTGGGCTTGTTTTTCCCATCTCCTTAATCCTGGGGCAGGGCCCATGAGGGGGGctcggggtggagtggggtggaatAGGCCACCTGGGTGGGTAGGTGGGTGGGCTGCTGCCCTGTCTCCCTGCTGGGGGTCCTGTCCTGCTTTGCTCACTAACAATCTCTGCTCTCTTTCTAGTTCAGTCTCACCcatcccagcagctcccattccaCCCCCCTGGAAATTGAAGCCTCGATTCCTGACTGTGAACTGAACTCCCAGCGCCGGCCCCTGCCCGGGATCCGGTTTGCTCCTTCTGCCCCCTTGTATGTGCCCCGGCCTGGCAGCTGGGCCCTGAGGTggagcccccagcctgccccttatggtgccacagctgggggcggggctttaccAAGCACCTTTTTTGTTGGTTTGCAGAGCGCACAGCGGCAAGAGCCACCTGCCCCTGGCTTCTGGAGCCGCCACGgttttattttctattatttataACTCCAATCGGGCTGTTAAACAGAGCGTTGGGCTCCCCTCCCCTAGTAATGCGAACACAGGAGCAGACCAGACTGATGACCACCgactttttattacataaaaatatttaaaaagtgggaaaaaaaataaaataaaattttaaactaACTCCATTGTGGGTGTTGGGGTGAGTCTctgggggcttggggggggggggggggagaatagcCTGGGGGGGTTGGAGTCCTGGCTTCTGTtctgttctctctgtctcttcaTTTCTGCTGTGTGGGGTGGGCCCTAGCCTGAGCCTGGCTGTGAGGCGGCTATGCACTCACTGCTGATGATCCCTGCAAAGGAGTGGCTAAAAGTAGTGTGGGGCAGCCAGAAAGAAGCCTGTGAAGGGGGAAGTGAGATCTGCAGCTTccaccctgctgctgcccctcagctggagcagggggttgatgGCAGGACTCCCCCTTAGTGGCATCCAGCTGCTCCTGGAAGGGGTGAAGGAGCCTGGGCCTCTGCACCAACTAGGGCCCTGCTATCCATGCTGGGGGGAGGCTTTTCCCTCCCATCCCATCTCTGCCCTGACTTCAGCCAGGGTAGTTTGTCCCTATTTGCCCTTGTTCCACCATTCTCCTTCAGCTTCATCAGCCCCCAGCTGTGCTCCCTGGGAGCTAAtccacccccttctcccactgCTTTGCTTGGCAAGCACCCAAAGCTGGGTGCTGCCCCTCTGCTAGTCCACTGGGCCCTGGACAAGAGCAGGGCCCTCTAAGGAATCAGTGTTGCCTGGTCCCTGCAGGGCTAGTATCACTATCAGAGCCCAACCCATTGGGGGGATGTGAGCCTCTAGCACCAGCTCTCCCATGCCAGAAGTCCCCTCCAGCACACCGCACCCCCCCAAGAAGCAGGAAGAACCCAGCTGTGATTCGCAcctttattaacaaaagaaaccAAACAGCAGGAAGCTGCCTAAGCCCTGctagccccctgctggaggggctctgggcgggggagCAGTTTGATTTCTGTTGCCCCACCGCAGCAGCTTGCACCCAGCTCTGGGTGACTGCGATGCTGCCGTGATAAACAGGTTCTTGGGGCATCCCCACACAGCAGGACAgctagcccctcccccgctgtttgCAGACACAgccctgggggcagagctgggtcaGCCCAGCCTTTAAGCTCCCCACTTGTCATCATCTGGCCCCATTTCCAGCGTCTTGGTGACCACGCCGGTGCCAATAGTGCGGTTGCCATCACGCAGCGTGAAGCGCTGACCTTCCTCCAGCACCATGGGCTGCCGCAGGGTGAGGGTCAGGGCTGTGTCCTCGCCGGGCATCACCATCTCCTGCCATGGGGGAAGAGTGGGGGCAGGTCAGAGCGGCATAGGTTGGCTACTGGCCACCACTGACCGGGATGgggaggaagtttggggaaaaggagggctgtggctgggggcaggatAGGGGGGCTCTGTACCTTTCCAGGGGGCAAGATGGTCCGACAGGCCATGTCCCAGGTAAGGGAGAACATGACAGGCATGTAGTTAGAGACAAAAGGCTTGTGCCGCCCACCCTCCTCCTTGCTGAGGATGTACACCTGGGGGGACAGAGGGAGAGACTGTTACCACCCAGCAGCCCTCCTTCTCCCGCCCCAGCCAGCCCACTGCTGCAACTGCCCCAGCACAGGCCCCACCTGGGCCTCGATCTTCTGATGGGGCTTGATAGAGCCCGGTTTGCACATCACCATGCCACGCCGCATGTCCTCCCGCTTCAGCCCCCGCACCAGCGCGCCAAGGTTGTCCCCAGCCTCGGCCCGCTCCAGGTTCTGGTGGAACATCTCAATGCCTGTGGGGAAGTGATGGGGTGAGCCTGGGTTCCCCAGCCTGGGCAGTGGGgttctcccagcactgggaggagagaggtgagGGGTTCTGTTAGCTGCACCCCCTACCTGTCACCACGGAGCGCAGGTTCCGGTTGTGCCCCACAAATTcgcactcctcccccttcctgatGATGCCACGCTCCAGTGTCCCCGTCACCACGGTCCCACGCCCTGCAAGGCAGAGGGGTCAGTGCCACGGCaccctggggagtgggggggggtcccTGGAAAGGCACAGGGCGGGGGGGACAGCGGGCATTACCTGGGATGGAGTAGATTGACTCGATGGGCAGCAAGAACGGCTTGTCCAGCTCCCTCATGGGCAGCGGGATGTGCACGTCGACTGCGTCCAGCAGCTTCAGAATGGAGTTCAGTCCCAGCTCGGGGCTgcggtgctgggggaagggagggcattATCATGGGCAGCGGGCAGGTGAGGCACTGCtgagagggtggggaagagaagggggcaCTCACCTCCAGGGCGCAGAGGGCAGAGCCCACAATGACGGGCGTCTTCTCCCCATCGTAGCCAAACTCGGAGAGCAGCTCCCGGATCTCCAGCTCCACCAGCTCCAGCATCTCCTGGTCCTCCACCGCATCCGCCTTGTTGATGTACACCACAATGTGCCGCACCCCGATCTGAGGGGGTCACAGGGTGAGGGACAACCCAGCCAACCCCAGCCCAGTCCTTGGGGAGGGGATCCCCTGGCTCACAGCCCACACCCAGGACTTTTGGCAAACCCCTGTGAcccctgtgacactctgtaccccaCAACAGCACCCTCTCagccccatattcaccactgggATAGGATTATGACTTGATTGGTACAAAGTCTGCCTTGTGAGGtacagaagaacataagaatggccctattgggtcagaccaaaggtctgtctagcccagtatcctgtctaatGACAGtggtccaatgccaggtgctccagaggaaatgaacagaacagggaatcatcaagtgattcatccccagtcgctcattcccagcttccggcaaacagaggctaggaacaccattcctgcccatcctggctaatagtcattgatggacctatcctccatgaatttatctagttcttttttgaacccagttatggtcttggccttcacaacatcctccagcaaggagtttcacaggttaactgtgcattctgtgaagaaatacttccttttgtttgttttaaacctgctgcctattaatttcattgggtgaccccctagttcttgtgttatgagaagtagtaaacaccacttccttatctactttctctacaccagtcatgattttatagacctcaatcatatctccccttagtcatctcttttccaagctgaaaagtcccagtcttattaatctctcctcatacagcaacCGTTCCACAGCCCTAATCATTGCTGTTGCCTTTTGTGAACCTCTtccattccaatatatcttttttgagatggggcaaccacatctgcacacagtattcaagacgtgggcgaaccagggatttatatagaggcaacatgatattttctgtcttatctcttcctttcttaatgatacccaacattctgttggcttttttgactgctgctgcacattgagtggatgttttcagagaactctccacgatgactccaagatctttcttgagtggttaggattatgtttttcaatgtgcattactttgcatttatcaacattaaatttcatctgccattttgttacccagtcacccagttttgaaagatccttttgtagctctttgcagtctcccaaagtcttaactatctttagtaattttgtatcatctgcaaattttgccacctaattgtttacccctttttccagatcgtttatgaatatgttgaataggactgggcccagtacagacccctgggggacctcactatttacctctctccattctgaaaactgaccatttattcctaccctttgtttcctatcttttaaccaaccagttaccaatccatgagaggaccttcccttttatcccatgacaacttacttttGCGTAAGAGCAGTGACtctcaaacttttgcactggtgacccctttcacatagcaagcctctgagtgtgacccccccttataaattgaaaacacttgtttatatatttaacaccattataaatgctggaggcaaagcagggtttggggtggaggttgacagctcatgaccccccatgtaataacctcatgaccccgaggggtcccgacccgcagtttgagaacccctgcgtaagagcccttggtgagggaccttgtcaaaggctttctgaagatctaagtacactatatccactggattccccttgtccacatgcttgttgaccccctcaaagaattctagtagattggtgaggcataatttccatttactaaaaccatgttgactcttcctaccacaaattatgttcatctatatgtttgacaatattgttctttagtatagtttcaaccagtttgcccagtactaaagtcaggcttaccggcctgtaattgccgggatcacctctggagcctttttaaaaattggagtcacattagctatcctccagtcatctggtacagaagcggatttaaatgatggattacagactacagttagtagttctgcaatttcacatttgagttccttcagaactcttggatgataccatctggtcctggtgacttactgctgtttaatttatccatttgttccaaaacctcctctaatgatacctcaatctgggacagttcctcagatctgtcatctaaaaagaatggctcaggtttgggaatctccctcacatcctcaaccttgaagactgatacaaagaattcatttagtttttccacaatggccttattgtccttaagtgctcctttagcacctcaattgtccagtggtcccactggttgtttagcaggcttcctgcttctgatgtacttaagaacatttttgctattactttttgagtctttggttagctgctcttcaaattcttttttggccttcctaattgtatttttatactttCTTTCCCAGTGTTCCTTTCTATtctcctcactaggatttaacttccactttttaaacaatgcctttttgcctctcactgcttcttttactttgttgtttagccacaatggctcttttttggttcgcttacaatgttttttaatttggggtatacatttaagctgagcctctattatggtgtctttaaaaagtttccacgcagcttgcaggggTTTCACTTTTtgcgctaaaagaaaaggagtacttgtggcaccttagagactaaccaatttatttgagcatgagctttcgtgagctacagctcacttctgatgaagtgagctgtagctcacgaaagctcatgctcaaataaattggttagtctctaaggtgccacaagtactccttttctttttgcgaatacagactaacacggctgttcctctgaaactttttgcgctgtaccttttaatttttgttcaactaacttcctcatttttgtgttgtccccctttctgaaattaaatgctacagtgttgggctgctgtggtgtttttcctgccacagggatattaaatttattatggtcactattaccaagcggtccagctatagtcacctcttggaccagatcctgtgctccacttaggtctaaatcaagaattgcctctcctctagtgagttccaggaccagctgctccaagaagcagtcatttaaggtgtcaagaaacttttaTTCCTGCATCCCAttctgaggtgatatgtacccagtcaatatggggatagttgaaatcccctatTATTATTGAGTCtttaattttaatagcctctctaatctccctgatcATTTCCCAGTtgctatcaccatcctggtcaggggGTCGGTAGTATCTCCTTATCGCTATATTATtgttattagagcatggaattactatccatagagattctatggtacaatttaattcatttacaatttttacttcatttgattctatgctttctttcacatatcgtgccattcccccaccagcatgacctgttctgtccttctgatacattttgtaccctggtattactgagtcccattgattatccttattccaccaagtttctgtgatgcctattatatcaatatcctcatttaacacgaggcactctagttcacccattttattatttagacttctagcattggtatataagcacttaaaaaacTCATctctttttagctgtctgccattacatgatgtaattgaatgggactcttatttgattgtttctgatcagaccctgcctgtattttatcatttccCATCCTCATcctcactaggacatagagaatctctattaatagatcctcccctaagggatgtctctgtccgaaccatgtgctcctccacacctgatggctttcccccagcccctaatttaaaaattgctctatgacctttttaatgttaagtgccagcaatctggttccattttggttaggtggagcccatccttcctgtatagactccccctctcccaaaagcttccccagttcctaataaatctaaacccctcctccctacactattgtctcatccacgcattgagaccctgcagttctgcctgtctaatcGGCCCTGCAGGTGGAACTGGGAGGTATCATGTTAAAAGTCTTGAGCTGTTGAACATTAATCTCCTGTTGGATTGTAGGTGCTGTCATTGGATGGGAAGTTATGAAGTTCTgctgtgtatgtgtttgtg comes from Lepidochelys kempii isolate rLepKem1 chromosome 6, rLepKem1.hap2, whole genome shotgun sequence and encodes:
- the ATXN2L gene encoding ataxin-2-like protein isoform X4, which encodes MEGPRALRWCPTMPILTALVSSSNSTTLQPDVAFRGIPYTPAECFHQIRKHPRGSKEDMFQEVLQYSDAEKRERRGQSTGKGPPQSPVFEGVYNNSRMLHFLTAVVGSTCDVKVKNGSTFEGIFKTLSSKFELAVDAVHRKTPDQLVGPKREDIVDTMVFKPTDVMLVHFRNVDFNYATKDKFTDSAIAMNSKVNGEHKEKVLQRWEGGDSNSDDYDLESDMSNGWDPNEMFKFNEENYGVKTTYDSSLSSYTVPLEKDNSEEFRQREARAAQLAREIESSPQYRLRIAMENDDGRTEEEKHSSVQRQVSGRDSPILASREGKYVPLPQRVREGSRGGVRCSSSRGGRPGAGSMPPRGSAHHPDSNSSPVPEQRGINGGPSRMSPKSQRPIRGAKTMSSPSSRPVEVSAAPPAVGRMYPPRSPKSASATPVSSQDSSVGSAVPAAPASPSEARTGLESSVSPNPPSPKVAAPVPATAVEGKEAPTSVAKDPGRTLEVTGSCELNKATNKAGLQNEQKRTQLEELRKFGAQFKLQPSSSPEASLESFSARPKEPLEGKEKALEPGICEGPEQAPAVSMVPKPSGTSLELLPESGKEEKGLCEVAEQQVASPPGKGEPEDKEEGPVSEQVKKSTLNPNAKEFNPSKTLLSVNKSTSTPTSPGPRAHSTPSIPVITAGQTGMYSPQYISYIPQIHMSPAVQAPQMYPYPVSSSVPGQQGKYRGAKGSLPPQRSDQHQPTSAPPIMQAAAAAGPPLVAATPYSSYISYNPQQFTGQPTMMQPMAHYPSQPVFAPMLQSNPRMMTSGSHPQAIVSSSTPQYPPSEQPTPQTLYATVHQSYPHHATQLHPHQPQPATTPTGNQQQAQHAAPSPVQHQAGQPPHLAGAQQQQNLYHTATLTATPPSITPGPSAQSPQSSFPQPAVYAIHAHQQLQHSYTNMAHVTQAHVQTGITAAPPPHPGAPHPPQVMLLHPSQTHGGPPQGGVPQSGVPTLSASTPSPYTYIGHHQVQSHPSQQLPFHPPGN
- the ATXN2L gene encoding ataxin-2-like protein isoform X6, which encodes MFQEVLQYSDAEKRERRGQSTGKGPPQSPVFEGVYNNSRMLHFLTAVVGSTCDVKVKNGSTFEGIFKTLSSKFELAVDAVHRKTPDQLVGPKREDIVDTMVFKPTDVMLVHFRNVDFNYATKDKFTDSAIAMNSKVNGEHKEKVLQRWEGGDSNSDDYDLESDMSNGWDPNEMFKFNEENYGVKTTYDSSLSSYTVPLEKDNSEEFRQREARAAQLAREIESSPQYRLRIAMENDDGRTEEEKHSSVQRQVSGRDSPILASREGKYVPLPQRVREGSRGGVRCSSSRGGRPGAGSMPPRGSAHHPDSNSSPVPEQRGINGGPSRMSPKSQRPIRGAKTMSSPSSRPVEVSAAPPAVGRMYPPRSPKSASATPVSSQDSSVGSAVPAAPASPSEARTGLESSVSPNPPSPKVAAPVPATAVEGKEAPTSVAKDPGRTLEVTGSCELNKATNKAGLQNEQKRTQLEELRKFGAQFKLQPSSSPEASLESFSARPKEPLEGKEKALEPGICEGPEQAPAVSMVPKPSGTSLELLPESGKEEKGLCEVAEQQVASPPGKGEPEDKEEGPVSEQVKKSTLNPNAKEFNPSKTLLSVNKSTSTPTSPGPRAHSTPSIPVITAGQTGMYSPQYISYIPQIHMSPAVQAPQMYPYPVSSSVPGQQGKYRGAKGSLPPQRSDQHQPTSAPPIMQAAAAAGPPLVAATPYSSYISYNPQQFTGQPTMMQPMAHYPSQPVFAPMLQSNPRMMTSGSHPQAIVSSSTPQYPPSEQPTPQTLYATVHQSYPHHATQLHPHQPQPATTPTGNQQQAQHAAPSPVQHQAGQPPHLAGAQQQQNLYHTATLTATPPSITPGPSAQSPQSSFPQPAVYAIHAHQQLQHSYTNMAHVTQAHVQTGITAAPPPHPGAPHPPQVMLLHPSQTHGGPPQGGVPQSGVPTLSASTPSPYTYIGHHQVSPIPAAPIPPPWKLKPRFLTVN
- the ATXN2L gene encoding ataxin-2-like protein isoform X2: MLKQPQPLPPPGGPVPQAGPPPARKAPPPGAAPSPNGSLSPSGGAGRAAAAAAPGGGGGGGGGGGPGGSGGGTRGQSTGKGPPQSPVFEGVYNNSRMLHFLTAVVGSTCDVKVKNGSTFEGIFKTLSSKFELAVDAVHRKTPDQLVGPKREDIVDTMVFKPTDVMLVHFRNVDFNYATKDKFTDSAIAMNSKVNGEHKEKVLQRWEGGDSNSDDYDLESDMSNGWDPNEMFKFNEENYGVKTTYDSSLSSYTVPLEKDNSEEFRQREARAAQLAREIESSPQYRLRIAMENDDGRTEEEKHSSVQRQVSGRDSPILASREGKYVPLPQRVREGSRGGVRCSSSRGGRPGAGSMPPRGSAHHPDSNSSPVPEQRGINGGPSRMSPKSQRPIRGAKTMSSPSSRPVEVSAAPPAVGRMYPPRSPKSASATPVSSQDSSVGSAVPAAPASPSEARTGLESSVSPNPPSPKVAAPVPATAVEGKEAPTSVAKDPGRTLEVTGSCELNKATNKAGLQNEQKRTQLEELRKFGAQFKLQPSSSPEASLESFSARPKEPLEGKEKALEPGICEGPEQAPAVSMVPKPSGTSLELLPESGKEEKGLCEVAEQQVASPPGKGEPEDKEEGPVSEQVKKSTLNPNAKEFNPSKTLLSVNKSTSTPTSPGPRAHSTPSIPVITAGQTGMYSPQYISYIPQIHMSPAVQAPQMYPYPVSSSVPGQQGKYRGAKGSLPPQRSDQHQPTSAPPIMQAAAAAGPPLVAATPYSSYISYNPQQFTGQPTMMQPMAHYPSQPVFAPMLQSNPRMMTSGSHPQAIVSSSTPQYPPSEQPTPQTLYATVHQSYPHHATQLHPHQPQPATTPTGNQQQAQHAAPSPVQHQAGQPPHLAGAQQQQNLYHTATLTATPPSITPGPSAQSPQSSFPQPAVYAIHAHQQLQHSYTNMAHVTQAHVQTGITAAPPPHPGAPHPPQVMLLHPSQTHGGPPQGGVPQSGVPTLSASTPSPYTYIGHHQVSPIPAAPIPPPWKLKPRFLTVN
- the ATXN2L gene encoding ataxin-2-like protein isoform X7 → MEGPRALRWCPTMPILTALVSSSNSTTLQPDVAFRGIPYTPAECFHQIRKHPRGSKEDMFQEVLQYSDAEKRERRGQSTGKGPPQSPVFEGVYNNSRMLHFLTAVVGSTCDVKVKNGSTFEGIFKTLSSKFELAVDAVHRKTPDQLVGPKREDIVDTMVFKPTDVMLVHFRNVDFNYATKDKFTDSAIAMNSKVNGEHKEKVLQRWEGGDSNSDDYDLESDMSNGWDPNEMFKFNEENYGVKTTYDSSLSSYTVPLEKDNSEEFRQREARAAQLAREIESSPQYRLRIAMENDDGRTEEEKHSSVQRQVSGRDSPILASREGKYVPLPQRVREGSRGGVRCSSSRGGRPGAGSMPPRGSAHHPDSNSSPVPEQRGINGGPSRMSPKSQRPIRGAKTMSSPSSRPVEVSAAPPAVGRMYPPRSPKSASATPVSSQDSSVGSAVPAAPASPSEARTGLESSVSPNPPSPKVAAPVPATAVEGKEAPTSVAKDPGRTLEVTGSCELNKATNKAGLQNEQKRTQLEELRKFGAQFKLQPSSSPEASLESFSARPKEPLEGKEKALEPGICEGPEQAPAVSMVPKPSGTSLELLPESGKEEKGLCEVAEQQVASPPGKGEPEDKEEGPVSEQVKKSTLNPNAKEFNPSKTLLSVNKSTSTPTSPGPRAHSTPSIPVITAGQTGMYSPQYISYIPQIHMSPAVQAPQMYPYPVSSSVPGQQGKYRGAKGSLPPQRSDQHQPTSAPPIMQAAAAAGPPLVAATPYSSYISYNPQQFTGQPTMMQPMAHYPSQHQAGQPPHLAGAQQQQNLYHTATLTATPPSITPGPSAQSPQSSFPQPAVYAIHAHQQLQHSYTNMAHVTQAHVQTGITAAPPPHPGAPHPPQVMLLHPSQTHGGPPQGGVPQSGVPTLSASTPSPYTYIGHHQVSPIPAAPIPPPWKLKPRFLTVN